The nucleotide sequence CACTCAGCTTTGCCATGCTGGTGGCAGTGTGGCTGGTGTGCGGCTCCGAACCCCACCTCCCTGCCGCGAAGAGGGGGAGCCACGGGGCGCGGGGAGCACCCCTGGTGTCCCCAGCCCCCAGAAGGCCGGCCCGGCTTCTGAGGCACGCGGGGAGGTCCCGGGGGATCGGGAGAGGCGCCCTGGAGGAGCCGAGCCTCCCGCCCCCCCTAAGGAGGAGGGGTGTGCCGGTGCCCAGGgcggcgccccccgcgccccccgcgccgccgcgcATCAGCGGGGCCCCCGCGAGGCCTAAGCAGAGACCAGGGGCCCCCAGGTCTCCCCGGGACATGATCCGAGACGAGGGGACCTCGGCTCGCTCGAGGCCCTTGCGTTGGCCCGCGGGGTCCGGCTCGCCCAACGTCCTGGCCAGCTTTGCGGGCAAGAGCAGGGTGTGGGTCATCTCGGCCCCTCACGCCTCCGAGGGCTACTACCGGCTCATGATGAGCCTGCTGAAGGACGACGTGTACTGCGAGCTGGCGGAGAGGCACATCCAGCAGATCGTGCTGTTCCACCGCGCGGGCGACGAGGGGGGCAAGGTGCGCAGGATCGGCAGCGACGGCCGCGTGCGGGAGCAGCGCCTGGAGCCGGGCCTCGTGCCCAAGCTGATGAGCTTCCTGCAGCTGGAGCACGGCAAGTTCGGCATGGTGCTGCTGCGCAAGACGCTGCAGGTGGAGGAGCGCTACCCGTACCCCGTCCGGCTGGAGGCCCTGTACGAGCTCATCGACCAGGGCCCCGTCCGCAGGCTGGAGAAGATCCGGCAGAAGGGCTTCGTGCAGAAATGCAAGGCCTCCGGGGTCGAGGGCCAGGTGCTGCAGGAGGACGGCAGCGACGGCGGCGGCGGAGCGGGCAAGCAGGGCCGCGCGCCGGGGCCGCCCTCCAGGGCCGGCCGGCCcaccgcgccccccgcccccgccccgaccccgaccccgaccccgacccccaGGGCCGCCACCCCGCCTCCCGCCGCAGCCCCCGGCCGCCCGGCGAGCCCCACGGCCCCGCCCGCCACGCAGAGGCCCGGGAGCCCCAGGGCGCCCCCGTCCTCCGCCGCCCCGCACGGCCTCTCCCCGCAGCCGCGGAGGGAGAGGCCGCAGGGCGCCCGCAGGCCCGGCAAGGCGGGCGGCTCGGAGAGCCTGGCCGCGCCCCCCCCCACGGCgcccgggcaggggcaggggcaggggcaggagcacgGGCAGGGGCACGGGCAGGGgcacgggcaggggcaggggcaggccgcGCGCGCCCGGGACAACCGCACCGACCGGCGGGAGCACGGCCCCCGGGGCCCCGAGGGCGGGCCCGCGCACCCCAAGCCCGCCAAGGGCAAGGCCGCCCCGAAGAAAGGCCAGGACAGAACCGGGAGCAACGAGTACGAGAGTAAGTATGACCCCGGCAGGCCCGGCGCCTCTCAGCGGGACCCCGAGCTGCGGGGGGGCGACGGCCGCGCTCCCAAGGCCAAGGCCAGGGAGGCCAAAAAGCACGAGAAGCTCGAGAAGCTCGAGAAGCTCGAGAAGCccgagaaggagaagaggaagaagctgaaAAGCGAGAAGGCAGACAAGTTGCTCAAGGCGAAGAAGGAAAAGGCTGAGAAAAAGAGCcggcaggagaaggagaagagcaagaagaaaaaggCAGGTAAAACGGAGCAGGAGGGCTACCTGACGCCCACGGCGCAGCACGTGGCGCACAGTCCCGGGAAGTCGGTGACCCACCTGCTGGGGTCCTTTGAAGGCAAGCGGAGGCTGCTCGTAAGTAATCTTCTCCCCAGCTTTGTTCTGTGGGCTGACGCAGGGCAGGGGCGTATgggtgctttatttatttatttatttaaaaaaaattttttttttttctaaaatcatgtTGCTGGATGGCAGAC is from Canis lupus baileyi chromosome 35, mCanLup2.hap1, whole genome shotgun sequence and encodes:
- the CCDC80 gene encoding coiled-coil domain-containing protein 80, with the protein product MTWTTALSFAMLVAVWLVCGSEPHLPAAKRGSHGARGAPLVSPAPRRPARLLRHAGRSRGIGRGALEEPSLPPPLRRRGVPVPRAAPPAPPAPPRISGAPARPKQRPGAPRSPRDMIRDEGTSARSRPLRWPAGSGSPNVLASFAGKSRVWVISAPHASEGYYRLMMSLLKDDVYCELAERHIQQIVLFHRAGDEGGKVRRIGSDGRVREQRLEPGLVPKLMSFLQLEHGKFGMVLLRKTLQVEERYPYPVRLEALYELIDQGPVRRLEKIRQKGFVQKCKASGVEGQVLQEDGSDGGGGAGKQGRAPGPPSRAGRPTAPPAPAPTPTPTPTPRAATPPPAAAPGRPASPTAPPATQRPGSPRAPPSSAAPHGLSPQPRRERPQGARRPGKAGGSESLAAPPPTAPGQGQGQGQEHGQGHGQGHGQGQGQAARARDNRTDRREHGPRGPEGGPAHPKPAKGKAAPKKGQDRTGSNEYESKYDPGRPGASQRDPELRGGDGRAPKAKAREAKKHEKLEKLEKLEKPEKEKRKKLKSEKADKLLKAKKEKAEKKSRQEKEKSKKKKAGKTEQEGYLTPTAQHVAHSPGKSVTHLLGSFEGKRRLLLITAPKAENNMYVQQRDEYLESFCKMATRKISVITIFGPFNNSTMKIDHFQLDNEKPMRVVDDEDLVDQHLIGELRKEYGMTYNDFFMVLTDVDLRVKQYYEVPISMKSVFDLIDTFQSRIKDMEKQKKEGIVCKEDKKQSLENFLSRFRWRRRLLVISAPNDEDWAYSQQLSALSGQACNFGLRHITILKLLGVGEEVGGVLELFPINGSSVVEREDIPAHLVKDIRNYFQVSPEYFSMLLVGKDGNVKSWYPSPMWSMVIVYDLIDSMQLRRQEMAIQQSLGMRCPEDEYAGYGYHSYHQGYQDGYQDDYRHHESYHHGYPY